The genomic interval CTTTTTTTGAAATATTAGTAGATAAAATCGGTTCAAAGTTTTCTTGATAATGTAAGTCATTCGTATGTAGTCCTGAAGTAACCAACGGATTTTCATTCATTTTCTTTATTTCTTTCCAAGTCGACATTTGTGAACCATCAATGGTTTGTCCAACTTTTCCCGTGATAATGAATTGCGTAAAGGGTAAGTCTAATTTTTTCATTATTGGATAAGCGTTCTCTGGCAAAGACTTATCAATGTCATCAAAAGTAATCACTACTGCTTTGCCGATCACCTCTTTTTTATTAAGCTTCTCTATCAGTTCTGAACTAGTCAAAACTTTAATATGATTTTTCTTTAAAAATGTCATTTGCTGTTCAAAATCTTGCAAAAATACATTATATTCATGGAGTTGAGAATTATGCGAAATTGAATAAGCGAAATTTGTAACCACCGTATCTTTTAACACACGGTGATAACAAAGAACAATAATTCCATCATTGTCTTTAAGCAAACTCTCATAAGCAAAATCTGGCTGCTCCTTTTTTCCATCTTGTACATATTTTTTTGTTTCACGTGTGGACATAAACACCAAGATAGCAATAAGACCAAACATCAATATCAAAAAAATATTCTTTTTACTAAATTTCATATTATAAATCTAAGCCTCCTTCGTTAAAATATAAAGACTAGGAATCGTTAATATTGAAAGAAGACAAAACAAATCATAAATTATATCTTCCCAATTTGTTATTGGAAACCCAATGATTACAAAAACAGAGATAATTCCATCACTATATATCCCCAGCAAAGAGATTAATAAAAGAACGAAAACAATTAATATAAACAGCCAACATAGTGAAACAGCCAAGAATTCCAAAAAATGTCGTTTTTTCATTTTTTTACGTATTACTAATTCCATTATTACACCCCTCTATCAGGACTTTCCCATTTTCCTTTATTTGTCCGATTAGTTAAAACAACAAGTTCAGCAGAAAGAGCACTAATCAAATTTAGAAACCAATAAGCAACAAGATAAGCTGGAAATATTAATTTATCAGTCAAGGATAAGCGGCTCTCCCCTTTATCATTATTAAGTCCTAAAAAGAATACAAAAAATGAAATAAGAACAAAAATCACGATAATTTGACCCGATACTTTGAATTCTTGATTTAACAGCATTTGGAGAAAATACTGATAAGATTCTATTAAGAAAAACCAACTCCAAATATGACTACAAATCATTTCAATCAAAAGAAACCGATGTTTAAATTCTCCTCTTTTAAAAACCCATGATAAATTTGTAATTAATACTTCTACTCCACCAACTGCCCATCTTCTCCGTTGCTTTAAAAGAGATTTTAAATTTTCAGGAACGAGAATATAGCTTAAGGCTTTAGGGACATATTTGACTTTCCATTGATTACGATGAAGTCGCCAAGTGACATCAATGTCTTCCGTCATCACTTCGGTATTAAAGCCCCCAATTTCTTTCAAAGCCTCTACACGATACATAACAATCACACCTGATACGGTCATTATTGCACCTAGAAAAAGACTTTGCGCTCTCTTAATCGCATCAATCACACTTAAATACTCTAAGGTTTGTAATTTCCCCAATAGAGTTGTTCTGTTTCTAACAATAGGTCGTCCAGTCACAGCCCCAATATCTGAACTAGAAGTTAATTCGGCCAATAAATAAGATAGAGCATCTTTAGAAAGATATGAATCCGCATCAATAACAAGCATATACTTGCTGTTAACTTGTTGCAAAGCAACATTTAAAGCCGTGGCTTTTCCCTTATTTTCCTTTTGCTCAAGAATAGTTAATGTTTCCCAATCGTCGAAAGATTTTTTTACTTCATAAAGTTTCTCCAAAGTGCGGTCACTACTCTTATCATCAACAATAAAGATCTCTAGGAAAGGGTAATTTAGATTACGTAGTGATAATAAAACTTCCTCAATCGTTTCTTCTTCATTGTACGCAGAAATAACAATACTAATTTTTTCAAATTCTTTTGTTTCATCAATTGCTTTCTTATCTCTTTCTTTCCGCCGAGATAAAAAAGCACCACTTGCCCAAATGAAGGACAAGATAATCGGATAATAAACAACATAAACATCTACCATTGTTGAGATTATCATAGTTTTAATTTTCCTTTCTTTCTTTTTTTCTCTTAAAAGGGAAATTTAAAACTTTTCCCACAAAAATTCCTAGTAATGCCGCACTAGTAAAGGCTACTGGAATAATAATCGGTCCTGCTATCACTCGTTGACTTAAGTTTGGAATTTCATGCTTAAAAAATCCATAGACAAACTGATCCGTTAAATCAGATATAAGATAGATAGTCAAAGTAGCGGTAGATAGAGCCTTTAGCAAGCTAACGCTCCATTTTGGAATGGGAGTTCTCCACAAGATTGCTATAACTAATACTGTCATTATGGCTGTTTGATAACCAAAATAATCATTGTGGTCTAGCCACTGAAATTCTTGATTCCAACTTGCAAAAGTGTCCGTCAAAGTAAAAATCGTAAGTGCACTTAAGAATGCTGTAACAAGTTTTCCTATTGAAATTTTCTTTATTTCATTTTGACAAGTATAAAGGTAAGCTCCAATAAAATAATAACTAACGGGATAACAAATTTGCCAATAGTCTGGAATAACTTTTCCAAAACTATTTAATAAAGAGGGTAAGAATGTTAGCAAACTTGCGATAAAGACAATATATAAATGATAATTTTTTATTTCTTTTTTATAATTCCAGATAATATTTAATAAAGGGATAAAAAGATAAAGTCCTAAATACATTTCAACATACCAAGAGTAAGAATCGGTTGAATAATCAAAAATTCCATTTATGGCTGTGGAGAAGTCGCTTCCTTTTCCGACAAGAGATTGAACTCCCCATACTAATAAAGGTATGCCTATATATGAAATGATGACAGGAACTATTCCCAGAACATATTGAGCACTTAATTCTTTTCGATTCATTAAAAATCCAGTTGCCACTAAAAACAAGGGCACACAAGTAATTAAAATCGTTCTTATCCCAATCCAAAAAATTGCTAAAGTGGAATGAATTGTCATATCATAAAAGCCCGAATTTAATAAAAAGTGGACCGAAATGACAAAGAATATTGCACAACTTTTCATTAAATCTATTGATGAATTACGTTTCATTTTTTTATATTTATAGCAGAAAAATTTTGCTCCTATAAATCCTTTCTCTAATTTGGGTTATAAACCGCTCAATTCAAAATTTACAATTATTTTTCCTTTACATCACTAAGATGTCTCGAAATCATGTTATTCTCCTAACTTTAATTTAGTATGGATTTATAACTAACGAAAATCATTAATTTTTGATTGCAATCCACCAATTTATCACAGTATAACATAACAAAAAGAAACATTGTAATATAAAGCTTACAAAATTACTTAATATCATCATATTATTCATTTTTAATTATTATTAAACCCTATAAAGTAAAATATCAATCAATAAAAAAAGCGGTACAACCCTTATAAACTGGTACTTATGATGGTTTTAGGCATATTAGGTAATAATCTAAATTGCAAATTTAGAAATCAAAAACAAACATCAGTTTGTAATTAGTAACATACAAAAAAAGTACTTACTCAAGTAAGTACTTTTTTGCATTGATTTACCATATTTTTATTTTAAAAACTTCTTTTATTCCTGACAATATTAATGTAGGTAGAGCAGGAATAAAAATCACAAGTAGATATACAGGTAATGTTAACTGAGCAGTTCCGATCACACTATTGAAAAACGGAATGATTGTTACTAAAAATGAAGAAACTCCTGCAAATAACACTGCTCCAACAAGTCTAATATTCCCAAAAGGATTACGTCTAAACAATGTTCTTGAACTTCTTGCATCAAATACATGCCATAATTGTCCATAAACTAAAGTCAGAAAAGCAACTGTTTGTGCTTCACTAGCGTTCAATCCATTTTGAGCAGCCAGGAGAAATCCAAGATAAACCATCGCTCCCATAACTGTTCCCCTAATCAAAACCCTAGACCACGTGTGGTTAGCAAGAATAGATTCATTAGGGTTCCGTGGTTTTTCTTTCATCAAATCTGTTTCGGCAACATCATAACCCAAAGAAAAAGATGGAATCGCATCACTCACCATATTAACCCAAAGAACCATTAAAGCAGTCAATGTCGGAGTCATTGCTGCTACATTTCCAACACTACTTCTAAATAAAACTAAACCTAATACAAGAGCCAAAACTTCAGCAACATTTGTTGTCAGTTCGTGTCTCATAAAGTTTTTTATATTAGCATAGATAGTACGACCGCTATAAACTGATTTTTCTATCGTTGTAAATTTATCATCTAATAAAATGAGATCTGCAGAATCTTTAGTTACTTCTGTACCAGTAATTCCCATCGCCACTCCAATATCAGCAGCTCTTAAAGCTGGAGCATCATTTACTCCGTCTCCGGTCATAGCAACAACTTGTTGATGATTTTGGAGCTGTTTAACAATACGTTGCTTATGCTCTGGTGTCACTCTTGCATAAACATTAACATTTTTTACTTCTGCATAAAGCTCCTGATCTGACATTTCTTCAAGGTCAATTCCCTTTAAAACTGTTGCATTTTTTTCTTTTACAATCCCCAAATCATAGGCAATCGCACGAGCTGTTTTTTCATGATCCCCTGTAATCATGACCACATTAATATTTGCATCATGAAGTTGTCTGATAGATTCTTTCACTTCTTCTCGTGGAGGATCAATTATTCCTGCAACTCCCGTTAATATAAAATCTTT from Lactococcus lactis carries:
- a CDS encoding polysaccharide deacetylase family protein → MKFSKKNIFLILMFGLIAILVFMSTRETKKYVQDGKKEQPDFAYESLLKDNDGIIVLCYHRVLKDTVVTNFAYSISHNSQLHEYNVFLQDFEQQMTFLKKNHIKVLTSSELIEKLNKKEVIGKAVVITFDDIDKSLPENAYPIMKKLDLPFTQFIITGKVGQTIDGSQMSTWKEIKKMNENPLVTSGLHTNDLHYQENFEPILSTNISKKVVQEDYQKSQKAFGEKLDQKGKVFAYPYGAQNKDLEDYMLQDGIQGIFTLSPGVVTNETLYSNIPRLIVTKDNWKTIKHWLLSEGTQ
- a CDS encoding glycosyltransferase family 2 protein; protein product: MIISTMVDVYVVYYPIILSFIWASGAFLSRRKERDKKAIDETKEFEKISIVISAYNEEETIEEVLLSLRNLNYPFLEIFIVDDKSSDRTLEKLYEVKKSFDDWETLTILEQKENKGKATALNVALQQVNSKYMLVIDADSYLSKDALSYLLAELTSSSDIGAVTGRPIVRNRTTLLGKLQTLEYLSVIDAIKRAQSLFLGAIMTVSGVIVMYRVEALKEIGGFNTEVMTEDIDVTWRLHRNQWKVKYVPKALSYILVPENLKSLLKQRRRWAVGGVEVLITNLSWVFKRGEFKHRFLLIEMICSHIWSWFFLIESYQYFLQMLLNQEFKVSGQIIVIFVLISFFVFFLGLNNDKGESRLSLTDKLIFPAYLVAYWFLNLISALSAELVVLTNRTNKGKWESPDRGV
- a CDS encoding acyltransferase; its protein translation is MKRNSSIDLMKSCAIFFVISVHFLLNSGFYDMTIHSTLAIFWIGIRTILITCVPLFLVATGFLMNRKELSAQYVLGIVPVIISYIGIPLLVWGVQSLVGKGSDFSTAINGIFDYSTDSYSWYVEMYLGLYLFIPLLNIIWNYKKEIKNYHLYIVFIASLLTFLPSLLNSFGKVIPDYWQICYPVSYYFIGAYLYTCQNEIKKISIGKLVTAFLSALTIFTLTDTFASWNQEFQWLDHNDYFGYQTAIMTVLVIAILWRTPIPKWSVSLLKALSTATLTIYLISDLTDQFVYGFFKHEIPNLSQRVIAGPIIIPVAFTSAALLGIFVGKVLNFPFKRKKERKEN